A segment of the Odoribacter splanchnicus DSM 20712 genome:
AAAGGCTGAATCCGAACAAATACATTTATTCCGGGAATCTTCATGAAATATACGGTAACATTCTACCGTTACCGGCTTTGGACATTGTCAATGAAAAACAAAATTATTGGGATTTCAGTACAGGTTTTATGATCTATGTTCCCTGGGAACGTCATTACCGTGAATTTATGCATAATTTCATCGGATTTTCCGTCAATCATTTCACCCGCCCTAAAGACAATTTTATCGAAGAAAATGCCCGGATTCCGATCAAACTGAGTTTACAATGGAATAGTTTTATCAGAACCTCCCTTTATAGCCTCGACAAAAAAAGTAGTTTATATGTTTGTCCGGGATTATTATATGAAAACCGAGGAGATCGATTATTATCTTCCTCCTCATTCGATAACTTTATCGTCGGTTCGGATATCACCACCGATCCCTTATTCGGTGGAGTATGGTATAGTTCTCAGCTCCTGAACAGCGATAAAGAAAATTATAAAGCGATCATTTTCAAACTTGGACTCAAGTTGAATTCTGCCAATAAAAAATTTGAATATCGTCTGGCTTATTCCTACGATATGTCTCTTGGAAATTTAGTAAAATCAACAGAAGGATCCCATGAAATCAGTTTCAACATCACCTACAGATTCAATGCCAAATACCGATATAACATATTTTCATTCTGAACAAGATAGCCTGTCTATTCTACCATTACATCAAACTGAAACAGACACATTTGAAATCTATATGCCTGCTGGTCGATTTTTACCTTCGACACAGTTGGAACACAATAAAGACCTGTTCGGAAACGTACTATTCACAGTCGGTTTCCTGATTATTTTTGCATTTGTAAGATTAAGAGGTAAAGATCTGTTTTACAATCTATTGAATACATTATTGAAAAGGAAGAAAGCTGAAATTATTTTGAATGAAGGAATATCTTCCAATCTGATCTGTTATATTCTATCCTTATGTTTGTCCTTCTCCATCATTTCTATCGGTATCGTCTATATCATCGAAGGAAATTTTATCAATTTATTTACATTATATCTTTTCATCGGCTTATTTCTTTATCATTTTCTTCTTCTCTTGATTGTCCGGTTATTCGGATGGACTTTTAACGCTAAAAATATGGCCGACGAAGTCATCGTAAATTTATGGACTTACAATATTTTGTCAGGACTTTTGATTTCACCTTTTGTAATTGCAATCTTTTTCGTGAAATCTTTTGCTGTTATTCCTCTATTAAAGATAGTTATATTCGGTGCAATTTTACTTATGATTGTTAAAATTATAAGATGGATTGAAATATTAATCACGCATAGGGTTTCAATTTTGTATATGATTTTGTACCTTTGTGCCCTCGAAATCATGCCACTTCTTGTGCTTTACAAGATGGTAGAATAACATCAGGGTATTAATTTAAAACTTTACTGCTTTGAAGATAAAAAAGATACTCGTATCGCAACCGCAACCAACTACAGAAAAATCTCCCTATTCTGAACTAGCGGAAAAATACGGTTTAAAACTGGAATTTCGTCCTTTTATTAAGGTTGAAGGAGTTACAGCTAAAGAATTCAGACAGGAACGGATCAATATTCTTGATCACACTGCTATTATTTTTACCAGCCGTACAGCTATAGATCACTTTTTCAGAATCTGCGGAGAGTTAAGAATAACGGTACCGGACACGATGAAATATTTTTGTATTTCGGAAGCAACGGCTTTTTATTTACAAAAATACATCGTCTACCGTAAAAGAAAAATTTTCTATGGGGATAAGAAAGTGGATGATATGACTAAAATTTTACTGAAACATAAAACAGAAAATTTTCTTGTACCTCTTTCCGATATTCACAAAGAAAATATTCCCGGATTACTGGATCAGTTGAATCTGAAATACACGAAAGCTATTCTTTATAAAACGGTTTCCAGCGATCTGAGCGATATCAAAAATTTGAAAGAATACGATATCATAGCTTTTTATACCCCATCCGGTATAAAATCTTTATTCCAGAATTTCCCGGACTTCGTTCAGGATACCACAGTTATAGCAGCTTTCGGACCTGCAACTGCAGTTGCAGTCGAAGAAGCAGGATTACGGCTGGATATAAAAGCTCCGACACCCCAATGTCCTTCCATGACAATGGCTATCGAAGAGTTTATAAAGCGTTATAACAAAGAAAACAAAACAAAATAATCCAAAAATGAAGCTAATCACAAAAAGTTTGACTTTTTGTGATTAGCTTCCCTATAAGTTACCAACCTGCATTTATGTACTCACTCAGCAAAGCCGAACGTCTATGTAGTAAAATTCTTTTCGAAGAACTATTGACTTCTGAGATCAGCTTTGTAAAATACCCGTTCCGGGTCGTACTCAAAGATTCGTCTATACCCGGAGAATATCCTGCCAGGATAGCGATCAGCGTGAGTAAAAAGAAATTTAAAAGGGCTGTTAAACGTAACCGGGTAAAACGGCTGACCCGTGAAGCTTACCGTTTAAACAAACCCGAATTCTATCAGCATATAATCCCCGGACATACAGTAGATATTCTATTTATCTACCTCGATCAGAATCTTCCGGTTTTTTCTAAAACCGAAAAGGCCATAAAAAGTGTACTGAAGAAGATTCCATCTTTACTATCCTCTGTTTCCTGATCCCGGTAAAACGATCGTATGACACTTATTAAATGCATAATCAGTCACTTATTACTTTTACCGATTCGGTTTTATCAATACTGTATCTCCCCTCTAAAGCCACCCACCTGCCGTTTTGTACCCACTTGCTCCCAGTATGCGATCGAAGCTATCCGAAAACACGGACCTTTTAAGGGATTATGGCTGGCTATAAAAAGACTACTCCGCTGTCATCCCTGGGGAGGCAGCGGCTATGATCCTGTGCCTTAAAAAATAACAATCCATCTTAAGGATTTGCTAATTTTCAATTTACCATTTTCAATTATCAATTATATATCGTATTTTCGTTAATTAAAAATCAGGTGTTGTATCACAAACAAAAATTTAAAATATAAATGAAAACAAAAAGAATTCTACTTGTTGGCATAGCATTCATCTCGATCACTCTCGGATTGACCGCACTGAGAAACGATGATAAAAGCTTTGAAATCAGTAAGCAGCTGAATATTTATGCCACTCTGTTCAGAGACGTAAATATGTTTTATGTCGATGAAGTCAATCCCGGTGACCTGGTCACTACAGGAATAAAAGCCATGTTAAAATCTTTGGATCCATATACTGTTTATTATCCGGAATCCGAAATGGAAGATGTAAAACTGATGACTACCGGAGAATATGCCGGTATCGGTTCCGTCATCAGTAAAAAAGGAGATCAGGTCATTATCCGGGAGCCTTATAAAGATTCTCCTGCAGATAAAGCCGGATTACTTCCCGGAGATATCATCCTGGCTATCGACGGAATTTCGGTGAAAGGTAAAAATACGGAAGAGGTAAGTACTTTATTAAAAGGACAACCGGGAAAAGAAATCACCATAAAAGTTCAGCGTGAATTTGAGACTAAACCACTAGAAAAGAAAGCTATACGAGAAAAAATCCAACTACCGAGCGTCCCTTATTCCGGTATGGTTAACGATACGACCGGATATATCTATCTAACCAGTTTTACCGATAAATCTGCTGCAGATGTCCGTTCGGCAATTATCTCACTAAAGAACAAAGGAGCCTCTTCTTTAATTCTGGACCTAAGAGGAAATTCAGGAGGTCTTCTGGATCAAGCCGTTGAAATAGTGAATTTCTTCGTTCCGAAAAATTCCAAAATAGTCGACACCAAAGGGAAAGTAAAACAATGGGATAAAGAATATACAGCCAAAAATAATCCCATCGTACCCGATATGCCTTTAGTAGTATTGATCGACCGGGGTTCAGCATCGGCCTCTGAAATCGTATCGGGTGCTCTTCAGGATCTCGATAGAGCTGTTCTAATAGGTGAACGTTCCTACGGAAAGGGATTGGTTCAAACAGTCCGCGATCTGGCCTACAATACGAAATTAAAAGTTACCACCGCAAAATATTATATTCCTAGCGGAAGGTGTATTCAGGCCTTGGATTATTCCCACCGGAACCCTGACGGAAGTGTCGGAAAAGTGCCCGATTCTTTGATTTCAGAATTTAAAACCCAATCCGGAAGAAAAGTGTATGACGGTGGCGGAATCAGTCCGGATATTAAAATTACTCCGGAAGATTATGCAAGAATCACTCAAGAACTTGTTTTACAAGATCTAACATTTGATTTTATCAATAGTTATGCCCTTCGGCACCCCAATATTGCCCCTATCAATGAATTTAAAATTACAGATGAAATATACAACGAATTCAAAACCTATCTGAAAGAAAAGAAATTCAGTTATGAAACCGAATCACAACAGATATTGAATAAATTGATCGAAGCAGCCAAAGCCGAAAAGTATTATGACACCGCCAAAGAACAAATTGCCGCTTTGGAAAATGATTTCACCCATTCTATCGACCGCGATATGGACCTCTTTAAAGATGAGATCACTTCGTTTTTAACAGAACAATTCATTCAACGTTACTATTATCTGCAAGGGGTAATAGAATATAAAGTCCAGCATGATCAAGAAGTAGCTAAAGCGGTTGAAGTATTAAACGATAAAGAAGTATATCGAAATACCCTGAAACCTGTCAAATAACTAAATAAAAGGCTGTTTATAGAAAATTTTTCTATTTTTTGTGACTGCCTTAAAGACCGATTGGCGAATCTAAAGTTTACAACTTATATTTACGATCGGAACTACAGATTCGCCAATCAGTATTAAAACAATACATATTAAGCTTTAAAGCAGCTGATTTACCTCGGCACTCTTTCGGATAAACTCTTATTATTCGGTTTCTTGATGAAAATACTCATGAATAAGTTGTGCTTTCTTCTTCCCGATCACCTTAGCCAGTTCTTCAATAGACTTTTGTTTGATATTACTAACTGACTTAAACTCATGCAATAATATAGTTTCAGTTGCTTCTCCGATACCCTTAATATCACCTAATATACTGTTAATCTGTGATTTTTCTCTCAATTTACGATGAAATGTAATACCAAATCGATGGGCTTCGTCCCGGATATGCATCAACGTTTTTAAAGCCATCGAATTTTTAGCCAACAGATAAGGATCCTTATCTTCAGGAAAATAAATTTCTTCCATTTGTTTTGCCAATCCTAAAATCGGTACTTTCCCATATAGATCTAATTTTTTCAAACTATTTACAGCCGAATGTAACTGTCCTTTTCCTCCATCGATCACGATCAGATCCGGTAATTCCAGACCTTCATCCAATACTCTTTTATATCTCCGGAAAATAATTTCTTCCATAGAAGCAAAATCGTCCGCCCCGACGACTGTTTTCACGTGGAACTTTCGATATTCTTTTTTAGCCGGTTTACCATCGATAAAAACTACACAGGAAGCCACCGGATTAGTCCCTTGAATATTCGAATTATCGAAACACTCCATACGATGTGGTAATGTAGGCAGTTTTAGTTCTAACTTAATGGTTTTCAATATATTAAAACTCGAATCTTCTTTCTTTAGATTCCTCTGCCGTTCTCTATCCAATCTAAAATAGGATACATTTCTTTCGGACAAATCCAATAATTGTTTCTTGTCACCTCGTTGAGGTATCACATATTGCACTCCTTCCAATTGAACATCCGGATAAAAAGGAACAATAATTTCTTTCGAATTACTATTCACCAATTGGCGGATCTCATAGATAGCGAAAGCAAGCAAAGCTTCCTTATCTTCTTCGATCTTCTTTTCTAATTCAACTGTATGTACTTGTATAACAGCACCATGAACAATTCTCAAAAAATTAACATAAGCATATTTCTCATCTTCCAAATAAGAAAAAACATCTGTATCGTGAATCGTAGTACGGACAATAGTCGATTTAGATTGATAATTTTTAATGGCTTCAAGTGCTTCTTTCATTCGATTGGCCTCCTCAAAATGCAGTGATTCCGCATACGAATTCATCTTCCTGGTCATAACCTGAATGACAGAAGACAAATTACCTTTCAAAATATTCCTCACCTGGCTGATAAATTCATCGTATTCTTCTTCCTGTATTTTACCAATACAAGGCCCGAGACAATTACCGATATGATATTCCAAACAAACTTTAAAACGGTTGTTATAGACAGCCTTCGTATTTAATGCAAGCTTACAAGTCCGTAATTTGAATAAAGATTTAATTAAAGAAATCAGTACATGGGCAAATTTTCCCGAAGTATAAGGACCGAAATATTCCGATCCGTCGTGTACAAAACGGCGGGTAAGAAACACCCGGGGATAAGGTTCTTTCTTAATACAAATCCAGGGATAAGATTTATCGTCTTTCAATAAAATATTATAACGCGGCTTATATTTTTTGATCAGATTATTTTCTAAAAGTAATGCATCTTGCTCACTATTTACAACAATATACCGTAAATCCGTGATTTTATTGACCAAAATCCGGGTTTTATTTGACTGATTACTTTGATTTAAATAAGATAATACCCTATTTTTTAAATTTTTAGCCTTTCCAATATATATAATTACTCCAGAAGAATCGAAATATTGATATACTCCAGGTGAAGAAGGTAATTCACTAATCTTTTTTTTCAAATGGTCATCATATAAAGCCATAACAAATTCAATCTGCTAAAAACTTAAATTTACTATATTCGAACAATCCTCTTTCACCTATTTTCAATTCAGGTATCACAATCAGAGCCATAAAAGAAAGAGTCATAAAAGGTGAATCGAGTATACACCCATTATGATGCAAAATTTGAATTAATTTATTCCAAATCATAGCTACCTTTTCACCATTTTCATCAGTCATAATACCGGCAATAGGTAAAGATAAAATGTCAACTTCTCCCTCAGATGCCACTGAAAGTCCTCCTTTTGCTGAAATAATAGAATTAAGAGCAATCAATAAATCCTGATCATTACATCCTACTGCAATGATATTATGGGAATCATGCGATATACTACTTGCAAAAGCACCTTTTTTCAGACCTATTCCATGTATAAAAGCAATCTGAGGAGGTTTATTCTCATAACGATTCAGATAAATAATCTTGAGTATATCTCTATCCAAATCAGATTCAAAATTATCGAATGAATCATGATTTGAAAAAATTACTTTATCTGTAATTAATTCCCCATCATACACCTTGATAGAAACGATATCGGATGTTATGGGTTTTCTCAAATCGGAAAGCTGGAGTAATTTCCGATTGAATTGATTCAAATTCGAAAAATCAGAAACTTCAGCTTTAATATCCGGCATAGACCAAGAACTAGAATATTTAAGTTCACCCTGTATGTAAACTTCCGATACTGAAAATGATTTTAAGTCTTCAAATATACAAAAATCAGCAGGATCTCCTATCCGAAGTGTACCTACCGGTAAGTGATAATGTTGTATAGGATGAAGAGAAGCTATTCTCAAAACCTGAAATAAATCGAAACCATCAGCAATAGCTCTTCGAACTATCTTATCGATGTGCCCGCAATGAATCAAATCTCCGGGATGAGAATCATCTGTACAAAACATCAAAGAATAAGGATGACTATTTATCAAGGATTTTAAAGCCTCGTAATTTTTAGCTGCACTTCCTTCCCGAATTAGAATTTTCATTCCTAAAGAAATTTTTTCCAAAGCTTCGGATAAAGATACAGATTCATGATCAGTAGAAATGCCTGCACTTACATATTGTTTCAAAACTTCCCCTATTATCCCCGGAGCATGCCCATCGATCGGTATATTATATTTTTCAGCTAATTTCAATTTACGCCATACTTCAGCATCTTTTTGTAATACTCCGGATATATTCATCATTTCCGATAGAGAAACAAACGAATAGTTTTGTAATAATTCCTCGATATGATCAGAATTTATTTCAGCTCCTGAATAATCAAAAGAAGTAGCGGGAACACAAGAAGGCACTGAAAAGAAAATTTTGATGGGTGCTTTCCAACTATTTTCTATCATAAACCGAATACCTTCTATTCCTAAAACATTGGCTATTTCATGAGGATCATTAATAACGGCTACTGTCCCTTTCGAAATAGCCAGTTTTGAAAATTCTTCAGGCACCAGCATCGAACTTTCAATATGTACATGAGCATCTATAAAACCAGGCGCTATGAAATTTTGATAAGAATTGGAATTTTCTAAAATATCGGTAATTATTCCATGGTCTATACAAATTGTTCCGGGAAAAATCCGGTTATTATAGATATCAATAATATTACCTTCAATTTTTTTCATCGGTTCAAAAATTCTTTTATAAAAATATTTTATAAAACACATATTTCACCCTTCGCACCTTTTTTATGTTCCACGTGAAACATTCGCCTCTTTACCGTCCCATCAATATCAAAAGAACATTAATATCAGCTGGCGACACACCACTTATACGAGAAGCCTGACCTATTGTTCTAGGTTGAATCTTTGACAATTTTTGACGAGCTTCAATAGACAAATTCGTGAGTTCTTCGTAATTAAATTTTCCAGCAATGACTAGATTCTCTAAACGGGATAATTTATCGGCTAACATTCGTTCCCGCTCGATATATCCCGAATATTTTATAGAAATTTCAGCAGCTTCAATGATTTCATCACGCAAAACAAATTCCCCGATAAAATTATTCAACGAAGGTAAAACATCGATCAAAGCCAATAATCCCACTTGAGGACGACTAAGAATATCCACCAACTTCATTCCTTGTCGGATAGGTGCTGTATTCAATGAAAGTAGAAAAGAATTGATTTCATCAGGTTTAACACTAAAATTCTTAATAAAATCAATTAACAAATCTCTCTTCTCTATTTTATCCAAATATATCTTATGTCTATTATTAGTAACTAAACCAATCTGAAATCCCTTAGGTGTCAAACGCATATCTGCATCATCTTGTCTCAATAAAATACGATATTCTGCCCGGGAAGTAAACATACGATAAGGTTCATCCACTCCTTTCGTCACTAAATCGTCTATGAGTACCCCAATATATGCTTCATCCCGATTCAATACAAATTCAACTGAAGAATGTAAAGATAAATGGGCATTGATCCCGGCCATCAATCCTTGTGCTGCTGCTTCCTCATAACCTGTCGTTCCATTGATCTGACCGGCAAAATAAAGTCCTTGAATCAATTTAGTCTCTAAAGTATGATAAAGCTGTGTAGGAGGAAAATAATCATATTCTATCGCATAACCCGGCCGGAAAATTCTTACATTCTCGAAACCTTCAATCAAACGCAAACCGGTCAATTGTACATCCCAGGGCAATGAAGAAGAAAAACCGTTTAAATAAAACTCTGTAGTAGTTTCTCCCTCCGGTTCCAAAAATAAATGATGACTGGTCCTATCGGCAAAAGTATTCAATTTAGTCTCTATGCTGGGACAATAACGAGGACCAACGCTCTGTATAGTGCCGTTGAATAAAGGACTATCGGTAAACCCCTGCCTCAAAGCATGATGTACAGCTTCGTTAGTATAAGCCATATAACAAGGCCTTTGGATCAGAGTATTCCTATAATCATAATGCAAATAAGAAAAACAATGAAAATCATTATCCCCGCCTTGTTCGGTCAATTTAGAAAAATCGATACTTTTTCCGTCTATACGGACAGGAGTACCGGTCTTCATCCGCCCCGTTTCGAATCCCAAGCTACACAATTGAGCTGTTAAACCGTGAGAAGCCGGCTCGGAAATACGGCCTCCTTCGAAACTTACCCGACCTATATGCATTAGGCCGTTTAAAAAAGTTCCGTTGGTTAAAATCACCCGTTTCGCATTAAAAACGACCCCCAAGGCTGTCTTAACCCCGTAAACCTGCCCATCTTTCACTACCAACTCTACTACATCATCCTGCCACATATCCAAACCATCCGTATGCTCGAGCTGATACCTCCAATTAGCAGAAAATTTCATCCGGTCGCATTGTGAACGAGGACTCCACATAGCAGGACCTTTCGAACGATTCAGCATTCTGAATTGAATCGAGCTCTGATCAGTCACTATACCGGTCAAACCTCCCAAAGCATCTATTTCTCTCACTATCTGACCTTTAGCAATACCTCCTATCGCTGGATTACAAGACATCTGAGCTATCTTATTCATATCCAGGGTGATCAATAAGGTATGAGATCCTAAATGAGCTGCTGCACAGGCAGCTTCACAACCCGCATGTCCGGCGCCGACAACAATTACATCATAATCCGGTAAAAGATTTGCCATTTTAAAGCGTTTTAAGAAGATCTAAGCAAATATTTTCATTTTTACGCATTTCCTTACTATCGACATCCGTTTTATCTTTAAATCCGATTAAATGAAGAACTGAATGACAAATCACCCTACAGAACTCATTTTCAAAAAAAGTAGAAAACATTTCGGAATTCGATTTCACTGTATCCAAACTAATGAATACATCGCCCGAAAGTATATCTCCTTCGCAATAGTCGAAAGTAATAACATCAGTATAATAATCGTGTTTCAAATATTGACGATTTACAGCAAGTATATAATCATCGTCACAAAAAATAAAATTGATAGCACCTACCGATTTATTATAATGTCCGGCAATCACCTCGATCCATTTACATATCAGCTTATCAGAAAAAAAAGAAGGATAGTCTGCTTTTCCTTCTCTATAAAACAAAATTTCTTTCATTGAAATAGCTTAAAAACGTTATTATAACCCAGGAAATCTTTCCCACAAAATAAAAACGCTGACACACACATTCACTACAAATTAAAAACCAAAGTCACCGTAGAACCTCCGTTTTCAAATATTAACTCATCGGACAAAGTTTTCATCAGATATAGCCCACGACCGGTTATTTTATTGATATTATCCGGTAAAGTCGGATCCGGTATAACTTCATAATCGAACCCCTCTCCTTCATCACTGACTGTCACCTTAAATTGTTTATCTGTTTTCTCAGCTACTAAACTCACCATTTTATCCGGTTGGCGTTTATTTCCGGATAAAATAGCATTATTAACCGCTTCGATAACCGATAAGCTGATCTTACCATACAATACAGACGGTAAAGCAAAATAATCAGTAAAAGTTTCTACAAAATTCTCAACTTTGACAATATTACTGATTTCTGACGAAATTGAAATTGATAATTTATTCATTCCCAAGCTTTATATAGTAATGGTTGTACATTGATTTAAAATAAGTATTTAACTTCAAATC
Coding sequences within it:
- a CDS encoding uroporphyrinogen-III synthase — its product is MKIKKILVSQPQPTTEKSPYSELAEKYGLKLEFRPFIKVEGVTAKEFRQERINILDHTAIIFTSRTAIDHFFRICGELRITVPDTMKYFCISEATAFYLQKYIVYRKRKIFYGDKKVDDMTKILLKHKTENFLVPLSDIHKENIPGLLDQLNLKYTKAILYKTVSSDLSDIKNLKEYDIIAFYTPSGIKSLFQNFPDFVQDTTVIAAFGPATAVAVEEAGLRLDIKAPTPQCPSMTMAIEEFIKRYNKENKTK
- the mnmG gene encoding tRNA uridine-5-carboxymethylaminomethyl(34) synthesis enzyme MnmG, which translates into the protein MANLLPDYDVIVVGAGHAGCEAACAAAHLGSHTLLITLDMNKIAQMSCNPAIGGIAKGQIVREIDALGGLTGIVTDQSSIQFRMLNRSKGPAMWSPRSQCDRMKFSANWRYQLEHTDGLDMWQDDVVELVVKDGQVYGVKTALGVVFNAKRVILTNGTFLNGLMHIGRVSFEGGRISEPASHGLTAQLCSLGFETGRMKTGTPVRIDGKSIDFSKLTEQGGDNDFHCFSYLHYDYRNTLIQRPCYMAYTNEAVHHALRQGFTDSPLFNGTIQSVGPRYCPSIETKLNTFADRTSHHLFLEPEGETTTEFYLNGFSSSLPWDVQLTGLRLIEGFENVRIFRPGYAIEYDYFPPTQLYHTLETKLIQGLYFAGQINGTTGYEEAAAQGLMAGINAHLSLHSSVEFVLNRDEAYIGVLIDDLVTKGVDEPYRMFTSRAEYRILLRQDDADMRLTPKGFQIGLVTNNRHKIYLDKIEKRDLLIDFIKNFSVKPDEINSFLLSLNTAPIRQGMKLVDILSRPQVGLLALIDVLPSLNNFIGEFVLRDEIIEAAEISIKYSGYIERERMLADKLSRLENLVIAGKFNYEELTNLSIEARQKLSKIQPRTIGQASRISGVSPADINVLLILMGR
- the yidD gene encoding membrane protein insertion efficiency factor YidD, which gives rise to MTLIKCIISHLLLLPIRFYQYCISPLKPPTCRFVPTCSQYAIEAIRKHGPFKGLWLAIKRLLRCHPWGGSGYDPVP
- the rnpA gene encoding ribonuclease P protein component is translated as MYSLSKAERLCSKILFEELLTSEISFVKYPFRVVLKDSSIPGEYPARIAISVSKKKFKRAVKRNRVKRLTREAYRLNKPEFYQHIIPGHTVDILFIYLDQNLPVFSKTEKAIKSVLKKIPSLLSSVS
- the ybeY gene encoding rRNA maturation RNase YbeY; the encoded protein is MKEILFYREGKADYPSFFSDKLICKWIEVIAGHYNKSVGAINFIFCDDDYILAVNRQYLKHDYYTDVITFDYCEGDILSGDVFISLDTVKSNSEMFSTFFENEFCRVICHSVLHLIGFKDKTDVDSKEMRKNENICLDLLKTL
- the ade gene encoding adenine deaminase gives rise to the protein MKKIEGNIIDIYNNRIFPGTICIDHGIITDILENSNSYQNFIAPGFIDAHVHIESSMLVPEEFSKLAISKGTVAVINDPHEIANVLGIEGIRFMIENSWKAPIKIFFSVPSCVPATSFDYSGAEINSDHIEELLQNYSFVSLSEMMNISGVLQKDAEVWRKLKLAEKYNIPIDGHAPGIIGEVLKQYVSAGISTDHESVSLSEALEKISLGMKILIREGSAAKNYEALKSLINSHPYSLMFCTDDSHPGDLIHCGHIDKIVRRAIADGFDLFQVLRIASLHPIQHYHLPVGTLRIGDPADFCIFEDLKSFSVSEVYIQGELKYSSSWSMPDIKAEVSDFSNLNQFNRKLLQLSDLRKPITSDIVSIKVYDGELITDKVIFSNHDSFDNFESDLDRDILKIIYLNRYENKPPQIAFIHGIGLKKGAFASSISHDSHNIIAVGCNDQDLLIALNSIISAKGGLSVASEGEVDILSLPIAGIMTDENGEKVAMIWNKLIQILHHNGCILDSPFMTLSFMALIVIPELKIGERGLFEYSKFKFLAD
- a CDS encoding DUF4271 domain-containing protein, giving the protein MPAGRFLPSTQLEHNKDLFGNVLFTVGFLIIFAFVRLRGKDLFYNLLNTLLKRKKAEIILNEGISSNLICYILSLCLSFSIISIGIVYIIEGNFINLFTLYLFIGLFLYHFLLLLIVRLFGWTFNAKNMADEVIVNLWTYNILSGLLISPFVIAIFFVKSFAVIPLLKIVIFGAILLMIVKIIRWIEILITHRVSILYMILYLCALEIMPLLVLYKMVE
- a CDS encoding PorP/SprF family type IX secretion system membrane protein, whose amino-acid sequence is MRVFIKNRILFYFIFFIYTPASFAQDYSFSQFWENRIYYNPSFVGLNEGEFNGQLTYRKLWPKFPGNFSTIFFSADLKTYNNYGFGLSVISSDEGGGFIKSNSIGLSYSWRGYFNKEKNIYFQLGVKGSYYDERLNPNKYIYSGNLHEIYGNILPLPALDIVNEKQNYWDFSTGFMIYVPWERHYREFMHNFIGFSVNHFTRPKDNFIEENARIPIKLSLQWNSFIRTSLYSLDKKSSLYVCPGLLYENRGDRLLSSSSFDNFIVGSDITTDPLFGGVWYSSQLLNSDKENYKAIIFKLGLKLNSANKKFEYRLAYSYDMSLGNLVKSTEGSHEISFNITYRFNAKYRYNIFSF
- a CDS encoding ATP-binding protein, with product MNKLSISISSEISNIVKVENFVETFTDYFALPSVLYGKISLSVIEAVNNAILSGNKRQPDKMVSLVAEKTDKQFKVTVSDEGEGFDYEVIPDPTLPDNINKITGRGLYLMKTLSDELIFENGGSTVTLVFNL
- the uvrC gene encoding excinuclease ABC subunit UvrC; translated protein: MALYDDHLKKKISELPSSPGVYQYFDSSGVIIYIGKAKNLKNRVLSYLNQSNQSNKTRILVNKITDLRYIVVNSEQDALLLENNLIKKYKPRYNILLKDDKSYPWICIKKEPYPRVFLTRRFVHDGSEYFGPYTSGKFAHVLISLIKSLFKLRTCKLALNTKAVYNNRFKVCLEYHIGNCLGPCIGKIQEEEYDEFISQVRNILKGNLSSVIQVMTRKMNSYAESLHFEEANRMKEALEAIKNYQSKSTIVRTTIHDTDVFSYLEDEKYAYVNFLRIVHGAVIQVHTVELEKKIEEDKEALLAFAIYEIRQLVNSNSKEIIVPFYPDVQLEGVQYVIPQRGDKKQLLDLSERNVSYFRLDRERQRNLKKEDSSFNILKTIKLELKLPTLPHRMECFDNSNIQGTNPVASCVVFIDGKPAKKEYRKFHVKTVVGADDFASMEEIIFRRYKRVLDEGLELPDLIVIDGGKGQLHSAVNSLKKLDLYGKVPILGLAKQMEEIYFPEDKDPYLLAKNSMALKTLMHIRDEAHRFGITFHRKLREKSQINSILGDIKGIGEATETILLHEFKSVSNIKQKSIEELAKVIGKKKAQLIHEYFHQETE
- a CDS encoding S41 family peptidase; this translates as MKTKRILLVGIAFISITLGLTALRNDDKSFEISKQLNIYATLFRDVNMFYVDEVNPGDLVTTGIKAMLKSLDPYTVYYPESEMEDVKLMTTGEYAGIGSVISKKGDQVIIREPYKDSPADKAGLLPGDIILAIDGISVKGKNTEEVSTLLKGQPGKEITIKVQREFETKPLEKKAIREKIQLPSVPYSGMVNDTTGYIYLTSFTDKSAADVRSAIISLKNKGASSLILDLRGNSGGLLDQAVEIVNFFVPKNSKIVDTKGKVKQWDKEYTAKNNPIVPDMPLVVLIDRGSASASEIVSGALQDLDRAVLIGERSYGKGLVQTVRDLAYNTKLKVTTAKYYIPSGRCIQALDYSHRNPDGSVGKVPDSLISEFKTQSGRKVYDGGGISPDIKITPEDYARITQELVLQDLTFDFINSYALRHPNIAPINEFKITDEIYNEFKTYLKEKKFSYETESQQILNKLIEAAKAEKYYDTAKEQIAALENDFTHSIDRDMDLFKDEITSFLTEQFIQRYYYLQGVIEYKVQHDQEVAKAVEVLNDKEVYRNTLKPVK